Genomic segment of Nitrospirota bacterium:
CCAGAGTAATTCAAGCCGTCATATTCGAGGATTAGTCTTACGTTTCTCAATCCTGCTTTTTGCTATCAATAAGGCGCAGAAGGGTATCAGCGTCTCTATAACCCGTAATAACCCTGCCATCCTGAAGCACAATAGTTGGCGTAGAGTTAATTCCGAGGCTTTTAGCAAGGCGGATGTTTTCATCGACCTGATTGGTCTTGCACTTTGGCGGAGGGATTTCTTTACCTGCAAAACTATCCTCAAGAAGCTTAATGGATTTTTCGCACAAAATAGTCTTTGATTTCTCATATGCCTTTGCGTGGCTCTCAAGAGGAAAGAGTTTTATATAAAATACTATATCCCGTCTCTTTTCAAGAATCTTCTTTAACTCGTTATGAAGCTTGGCACAGAAAGAACAATCCGGGTCATCAAAAATAATTACCCTCTTCTTTGCTGTCAGCCTCCCCATCACTAAAGCATCACCTAATGGTATCTTAGCGACATCTACTGGATTTAAATCCTGAATCCTTTCCCGGGTTATACTCTCCCTTGTTGCGAGCTTTATAATATCTCCTGAGACAAGGTATTTCTTGGAAAAGTCAATGTAAACAGGAAGCTTTTTGCCGTTTGCCTCCACAGTAACCTCCCACAAACCTTTTACAGGGCTCATCTCTACCTTTACAACCTTTTTCACAAATCCTGTAAGCAGTATCGATGCCTCATCCTGGGTAAGGCTGTGGCAGCCCTTGCAATCACCCGCACAACCATCTTTCTGGAAAGCAGAGGCAGGTTCAATCGTAAAAAACAAAAGAATCAATACCAGAAATATCATGGCGTAATATTAGCATGGCATATATTAAAGAAGCAAGACTACCGCCTGAGGTCACAGGTGCGGCGGTAGTTATGCCGCATCCTGTGGAGCGAAAGGTTATGCCGTCGCTAATTCTAATTTTTCTTTTGTGATATGTGGTAATCGCACAGGGGCAAAGAACTTTTCAGGATACAAATAATCTTCGCCTGATTCATCAATAACTCTTATCTGGTGATGTTTTTCTGCCGCCCTGTCAGTCAACACTTCGTATAGTTTTCTTATCTCCAGCGACGATTTATAGCCACGATTATCTACGCATATCATAAAATGTTTTCTCATAGCCGTCTCCTCATAAATATTTTTTAATTTTTACTTCTTTCTTCCCGACGCCGTGTCCCTCGTACCAGTGAACTTCGGCCTCAAGAACAGCACCATCCTCCAGTTCCACTTGACAAATGCCTTTTAACTTTCTCCAATGGGCTTTCCCATATATCTTGTTTAATCTGTTCAAATTTTCTATTCCATGTCCTGTAGCAATTGTTTCAATTTCCCGTATTTTTCCGATTATTTTGAAATACACATTTAATTTTAACCATTTTTATAATTTTTTTCATAGGCATAACGTTTACTATACCAGCCTGGTATTTTCTTAAAATATTAGCATATTTAGAGGCGGTTTTATAGGGAAAAGTTCTTAAATCAAAGAAAAGAAATTCATATTTCTGGTAAAAGAAATACAAAAAAATAGGGACAGCTGTCCCTATTTTTTTTATTTTTCATGCAAACAGCGGAGGCATTGTGTTGCGGGATTGTGATATCATCTGTATTTGATTTGGGAGAAGAAAGGCTGGGTTATTAAAAACTAAAACGCATATTTTATTGCCATAAACCCGAGGATTAGCAGTGCAAAAAATATAAAGGTAAGTAGATTAAAGTACTTATCTATAAAACCCTTTATAGAGGGCCCGAAATAAGCCCTGCTCACAAGAGATGCTGCAACAAAAATCGGGAAATTAACCCTGAAGAAACCTGCTGATATTGTGAAGACCTTATACGGTATTGGTGTAAAGCCAGCAATGCCAACAGCCCATGCTTCATAGTCCTGAAAATAATGCCTTATGGCCTCAAAGTCAGCCTCATTCACATAATTAAACAGGATTGACTTTCCTATTTCCCAGAACTGGTATCCGAGGAAAAAGCCAAAGGCGCCTCCAAGGACAGACCCTATAGTGCACACCGCTGCATATTTGAATGCCTTTTTTGGGATGGAAAGTGAAAGTGCCATGAGAAGGATGTCAGGCGGCACCGGAAAAAAAGAAGACTCAGCAAAGGCAAGAAGGAAAAGAGCAGGAGTCCCGTAAGGGGTTTCTGCCCAGTGCAAAACCCAGTCATATAGTTTTTTAAGATAGCGCACTTTCTATTATTTCTGTGTCAGCCGTCAGTGTCAGTAAAGACTATTCAAGGGCTGCTCAAGAGAGGGGCTTTATATAAAAACCTTGTGAGCATGACCATCGTCTCCTCATTGAGCTGTCCTGTAGGATTTAGCCCTTCCCTGTCTTGAAAAGACCTGAGGGCATTTATTGTCATGGCCCCGAAAATTCCATCCACATTTCCTTTATACAAACCCTCTAATCTAAGAAGTTCCTGAATCTTTCGAATACTGCTGTCAATCCCTCCATCGAGTCCCTTCCAGAAAATTATTGTCTCTCCATTGGAATTTTTGATTAGCTCTTCAAAATTATACACTACCTTGCCAGCAGCAGAGTCAAGGACAACTGCCTCCTCGCCCATAATCCTTTTAACGACAAGATACCCTCTGTCTTTATGTTTAATAATAAACGGTAGATTTATGGCCATCAGTCTCCTATCATCTGGCCTGACTATGAAAGTCCTGAACCCGAAAATAGACGCTATTTGCTGTAACCCAAGTCCCCTGTCAAAAACCCCATAAAGTGATCCTTCGTTGATGCCCCAGCAACGAAGCAGAGTCAATGCAGAGGCCACTTCACTATCTTTTACCCTGAAGATGCCATCAGAATCAAAAAATGCCGGTTGAACAATCCTGGCTGACGGAAAATCTGTGGCGGCTGTCTCAGATTTTAATTTTAAGAATCGGAGATTTGTCCAGGACTTGAAATAATTAAAACCAAAATATACAGCGCCAAGAAGAATAACTGTGGCAGTAAGCCCATAAACCCAGAACTTAAACCGCTGCCTGGGCTTTGCAACGCTTTCACGCAAATCCCCTGCAGCCCTCTTTACAGATACATGGCTAACAATGTTTTCACCTGATGTATAGGCTGCTATGAGCGCCCTGTCGCATATCAGGTTTATGAGCCTTGGTATGCCGCCACTAAATTCATATACTGCTTTAATAGCGCCCTTTGAGAAAAGGCTCTCATTTCCGCCTGCAACCTTTATCCTGTGTTTTATGTACCCCTCTGTCTCCTCAATGTCCAGAGGGCCCAGATGATACCTGAGTCCAATCCTCTGATTGAGCTGGGTAAGTCCAGGTGATTTTATAATATCCCTGAGCTCAGGCTGGCCGATAAGAACTATCTGCAAAAGCTTTTTCTTCTCTGTCTCAAGATTGGAGAGGAGCCTTATCATCTCTAAGGCCTCGGGTCTTAAATTCTGGGCCTCATCAATAAGCAAAACAGCATTCTTTCCATGAGAAAAAGAATCAAAAAGAAAGGCATTTAAACTATCAATAAGTAATTTGGGAGATTTTTCCTTGCACTCCAGGCCGAAGTCCTGATTTATAGCCTGAAGGAGTTCTGTCGTAGAAAGTACCGGGTTGAGAATGAGTGAACTATGAGTGTTCTGGTCAAGGCGATTCAGAATATATCTTGAAAGCGTGGTTTTCCCTGTACCGATTTCTCCTGTAAGGAGTATAAAACCCCTTTTCGAGGATATTCCATATAGAAGATTGCTGAGGGCCTCCTCGTGCTCTTTGCTTAAATAAAAAAAACCCGGGTCTGGTGTAATGCCAAAGGGGGATTCCCCGAAACCAAAAAACTCCTCATACATCAGGGCCTCCAGAATAGAAACTGTTTAAGATTATCAGAGGAGAGCAAGACTGTCAATCCTACCATTTCCCATTTCTCACTTTTTACTCCCACTGCCTTCCCTACCCCCATCTCCAATAATTCTGAAGATAGTCTACGACTCGTAGAGAGAATAGCCAAAATGTGACATTTCAAAATAGTAACATCATTTTACTTATAGGGGTTGACTTAAAATTAATAATCTGGTAATTTAGAAAAACTTTTATCCGAGGGTTGAACATGGCAAAGAAAAATACTAAGAAACCTTCTCCTAAGAGAGTTGCTGAGGCGAAAAAAAAGACAGCCAGGAAGCCTTCAAAATCGAAGATTCGCACCGAAAAGATAGCCTTAAAAACAAAAAAGAAAGGGGAAAAACCTTTGAAAAAAATGCCTGTAAAGGCCAAAAGCCCTGTAGTTGCTGGGACCTCTAAACGTAAAGAAACTCAAAGTTCCATGGAAAAGAAGCTTTCCCCCACGGAGAAAAAACTCCTGGAGATAAAAAAGAAACTCTTGGGTCAGAAAGAAGCCCTGCTCGCAGAGGCTGGAGAGGCGCTGAATGCCCTGCCAGGTGAAATAAACTTTCCTGATATGGGGGATCAGGCAACAGCCGAGACTGACAGAAATTTCATGTTGCGGCTGAGAGGCAGGGAAAGAACACTCCTGAAAAAGATTGATGAGGCCATTGAGAGGCTCGACAGCGGAACCTTTGGAATCTGTGAAGAATGCGGCGAGGCAATTGACATACGGAGACTCGATGCAAGGCCTGTAACAACACTCTGCATAAACTGTAAGACCCAACAGGAGGAAGAAGAAAGGATAAAAGAAGGGGTTTAAGTCTTTCCCACTTCTTTATTTTCCATTTCCCACTTCTTACTTCTCACTTCTTATTTCCCATTTATCCCTTAAAGCATCTCCGATTACATTGAAACAGAACGCTGTCAGCACTATGGCAAGACCTGAAAAAATTACCATCGCTGGAGCAGATGTGATATAGACCCTGTTTAAACTTATCATTGAGCCCCATGAAGGCATCGGGGGCTGTACCCCGAGACCGAGAAAGCTCAGGGCAGACTCGGTAAGTATATAACCACCCAATTTGACCCCAAGAACAACAAAAGACAGAGGTAAACAATTGGGCAGTATGTGTTTTATAAGGATCCGCCTGTTTGTGCAACCTATTGCCCTGGCCGCATCTATAAATGGCGACTCTTTGAGTCTTAATACATATCCCCTTATAAGTCTCGCAAATGAGGCCCAGCCAACAAGGCTGATCGCTATAATGACCGTGTATACTCCAGGTGGAAGAAGGACGGATATTCCAATTGCAAGGAGCAGGGATGGAAAGGCAAGGACCAGGTCAACCACCATCATAAAGGCCATGTCAATCTTTCCCCCGTAATAACCCGATAAGAGACCTATACAGAGTCCCACAAAAAGGGAAAGAACCCCTGCGAACAAAGAAATACCGAGTGAGAATCTTCCGCCATAGAGAACCCTGCTGAGGACATCTCTGCCTTTGTTGTCTGTCCCGAATGGGTGCTCGAGGCTTGGCGGTTTTTTAAGGTTATAGAGGTCTATTTTTAACGGGTCATATGGTGTGAGAAGGGGCGCAGAAATAGAAGAAGCGGCTATTACTAAAAGTAAGACTATTGCAATTTTACTTAGCACTATGAATCCTTACCCTCGGGTCGAGATAGTGATAAATAATATCTACAATAAGGTTTATCAGGACAAACGCCATCGTCCCAACTAAAAGACATCCCATTACAACAGGATAGTCCCTTTTTACTATCCCCTCCATGGTAAACCGCCCCATACCATCCCATCCAAAAATTGTCTCTGTAAGGACAGCCCCATTAAGATAGCTCCCGAAATCGAGCCCTATGATTGTGACGAGGGGTATGAGGGCATTTTTCATTACGTGTTTTAATAAGACCATTATATCGCTGAGACCTTTTGCCTTTGCTGTGTTTATAAAAGGCTCCTGAGCTATCTCTATCATCGTTGTCCTTGCAACCCTCGCTATTGAAGCAGCAGCCGGCAATGACAGGGTAATTGCTGGAAGGATTAAAAACTCTACATTGCCTGTCCCTGAAGGAGGCAGCCACTTTAAAGTA
This window contains:
- the dksA gene encoding RNA polymerase-binding protein DksA, with amino-acid sequence MEKKLSPTEKKLLEIKKKLLGQKEALLAEAGEALNALPGEINFPDMGDQATAETDRNFMLRLRGRERTLLKKIDEAIERLDSGTFGICEECGEAIDIRRLDARPVTTLCINCKTQQEEEERIKEGV
- a CDS encoding AAA family ATPase gives rise to the protein MYEEFFGFGESPFGITPDPGFFYLSKEHEEALSNLLYGISSKRGFILLTGEIGTGKTTLSRYILNRLDQNTHSSLILNPVLSTTELLQAINQDFGLECKEKSPKLLIDSLNAFLFDSFSHGKNAVLLIDEAQNLRPEALEMIRLLSNLETEKKKLLQIVLIGQPELRDIIKSPGLTQLNQRIGLRYHLGPLDIEETEGYIKHRIKVAGGNESLFSKGAIKAVYEFSGGIPRLINLICDRALIAAYTSGENIVSHVSVKRAAGDLRESVAKPRQRFKFWVYGLTATVILLGAVYFGFNYFKSWTNLRFLKLKSETAATDFPSARIVQPAFFDSDGIFRVKDSEVASALTLLRCWGINEGSLYGVFDRGLGLQQIASIFGFRTFIVRPDDRRLMAINLPFIIKHKDRGYLVVKRIMGEEAVVLDSAAGKVVYNFEELIKNSNGETIIFWKGLDGGIDSSIRKIQELLRLEGLYKGNVDGIFGAMTINALRSFQDREGLNPTGQLNEETMVMLTRFLYKAPLLSSP
- a CDS encoding ABC transporter permease, whose product is MLSKIAIVLLLVIAASSISAPLLTPYDPLKIDLYNLKKPPSLEHPFGTDNKGRDVLSRVLYGGRFSLGISLFAGVLSLFVGLCIGLLSGYYGGKIDMAFMMVVDLVLAFPSLLLAIGISVLLPPGVYTVIIAISLVGWASFARLIRGYVLRLKESPFIDAARAIGCTNRRILIKHILPNCLPLSFVVLGVKLGGYILTESALSFLGLGVQPPMPSWGSMISLNRVYITSAPAMVIFSGLAIVLTAFCFNVIGDALRDKWEIRSEK
- a CDS encoding DsbC family protein; translation: MIFLVLILLFFTIEPASAFQKDGCAGDCKGCHSLTQDEASILLTGFVKKVVKVEMSPVKGLWEVTVEANGKKLPVYIDFSKKYLVSGDIIKLATRESITRERIQDLNPVDVAKIPLGDALVMGRLTAKKRVIIFDDPDCSFCAKLHNELKKILEKRRDIVFYIKLFPLESHAKAYEKSKTILCEKSIKLLEDSFAGKEIPPPKCKTNQVDENIRLAKSLGINSTPTIVLQDGRVITGYRDADTLLRLIDSKKQD
- a CDS encoding DedA family protein; the protein is MRYLKKLYDWVLHWAETPYGTPALFLLAFAESSFFPVPPDILLMALSLSIPKKAFKYAAVCTIGSVLGGAFGFFLGYQFWEIGKSILFNYVNEADFEAIRHYFQDYEAWAVGIAGFTPIPYKVFTISAGFFRVNFPIFVAASLVSRAYFGPSIKGFIDKYFNLLTFIFFALLILGFMAIKYAF